GCAGCCAAAACACGGGAAGTTTTAAACAATGCTATGGGTGGAGTTTTGTTAATAGATGAAGCTTACACTTTATTCCGTCCCGATCATCCTGGAGATTTTGGCTTAGAAGCGATTGAAACTCTGATGCAAGTTATGGAAAATCAGCGTGATGATTTGGTGGTCATCTTAGCAGGTTATAAGGAGCAAATGGAGCATTTTTTCCATAGCAATCCAGGGATGAATTCGCGTATTGGTTTACATATTGAATTTAATGATTACTCCGTTGATGATTTGATGATTATTGCTCATTCCCTAGTCAAATCACAAAATTATAGCTTTAGTCCAGATGCGGAAAAAGCATTTCGTGAGTATTTAATTAGACGCAGAGTTATGCCGCATTTTGCCAATGCACGGAGCGTGAGAAATGCCATTGATCGAGCGCGTTTAAGACAAGCGAGTCGGTTACTGTCACTAGGTAGTCGGCAATTAACGAAGCAGGATTTAATTACTATCGAAGCTGAGGATATTTTAGCCAGTCGGGTATTTCGTGAAGGTGTACCGGATTGCCCTCCTGGGAGTTAGGAAGCGCTGGTTAGCGATTTTTATTACATAGTACAACCGATTTACAGAAATACCCCGCCAATCTCAGACAAATTGTTTCTAGGTGGGAGCAAGTACGAGAATACCCATAGCCTTACAGGCAATAATTTACACTTTATATAAATTTTAAACTGGCAGCAAATCATTTTTTGTTACCAGTTTATTTTTTTAACTAATTTTTCGGCAAATTCCATATACAGCAGGGATTTTGAGTCATTGTGGGATAAAAGCAAAAGTCAATTCTCTTGTATTTGTATCTGCGTATTAAAAACTCTTCATCAAGAAAGTTGATTTTTTTATGCTTTCTTCAAAATTAAATTAGGCAGCTTTACGGTAGGTAATCAGAATGATTAAGCACCATCATTGAGATATAAATAATAAACATTTTTGTTCTGGTAGCTGTTTAAAAAGTTTTTTGAAAAATAACTTAAACAATTGAAAATTAGGGTACATATGACATTTAATACCACAGAGAACAAATTAGATACCACACAAGGCTTGAATCTGAGCGCTGTAAAGCAGAAAAATCCATTAGAGATAAGCGTTAATGGTGGTAGTCATAGCAGCATTATTAATGATGCAATACAGGAAGCTCAAATTTCGTTGCAAGGATTTGCTGCAAGTTCCGATTTTGCTGATTCGATGAATACGGCTTTCGGTACAGGTTGGGATGCGAAGACTGTATCGAAGCTACAGCAAAGTTGGTTGATGGGAAGTTTTGGTGATTTGCCGCAAATTAAGGTATCTAGAGATTTAGATTTAATTGGGGCAAATGGTGCTTATGCAAGTAAGACCGATACTATCTATTTTTCTCAAGATTTTGTGGAGCGAAATGCTCAAAATATTGGAGCGATTAAAAGTGTTTTATTAGAAGAAATTGGACATGCTGTTGATTTTCGGATTAATCAACAAGATGCTGCTGGAGATGAAGGCGATATTTTTCAAAGAATAGTTCAAAAGAATACGATTTCAGAAAATGAATTAGGGAATTTAAAAACTGAAAATGATTTCGGAACTTTGGTAATTGATGGTAAAACATTGCTAATCGAACAAAATCACTTTCAAGCTGCAATTGCGTCATCTCCAGTAGGAGGGGGATTTACAAAAGCTCGTGGAGGTTGGACTAACAATAATGATTTTCCACGGATGATGGCTGATGTCAATGGTGACGGTAGAGCCGACATTGTTGGTTTTGGCGAGAATCAAGTATTTGTTTCTCTCGGTAATGGGAATGGTACGTATCAAACTGCGATTACGTCATCTCCGGTAGGAGGAGGATTTACAAAAGCTCGTGGAGGTTGGACTAACAATAATGATTTTCCTCGAATGATGGCTGATGTCAATGGTGACGGTAGAGCCGACATTGTTGGTTTTGGCGAGAATCAAGTATTTGTTTCTCTAAGTATTGGAAATGGCACATTTCATGCTGCAATTGCTTCATCTCCAGGGTTTACTAAAAATCGTGGAGGTTGGACTAACAATAACGATTTTCCCCGGATGATGGCTGATGTCAATGGTGACGGTAGAGCCGATATTGTTGGTTTCTCTAATAGTCAAGTATTTGTTTCTTTGGGTAATGGAAATGGCACTTTCCAAACAGCTATTACTTCATCTCCAGGATTTACTAAGTCTTGGAGCTGGGCTAATAATAATGATTTCCCTCGAATGATGGCTGATGTTAATGGGGACAGTAGAGCCGATATTATTGGTTTTCATGAAACTCTAGTTTATGTTTCATTAAGTAATGGAAATGGCACATTTCAAGCTGCTACTGCTTCATCTCCAGGATTCACTAAAAATCGTGGGGGTTGGGCAAACAATAAGGATTTTCCCCGGATGATGGCTGATATTAATGGAGACCGGAGAGCCGACATTGTTGCTTTTGGTGAAACTCAAGTATTTGTTTCGTTAGGAAATGGAAATGGCACATTCCAAGCTGCTACTGCTTCATCTCCAGGATTCACTAAAAATCGTGGAGGTTGGACCAACCATAACGACTTTCCTCGAATGATGGCTGATGTTAATGGCGATCGCAGAGCCGACATTGTTGGTTTTGGAGAAACTCAGATATTTACTTCTTTGAATTTGCCTACACCTCCAGGTTTAATGTCTACTGCCGAGCGATTAACACAACTTAGAAATGGACAGTTAAATGGAAAATCATTTGATGTCGATAGGGCATTCGGCGCTCAATGTTGGGATTTAGTTGCTTACGCAACAGGAATTAATATTTCCAGCCCTTATTGGCTAACTACCAACTGGAAACGAGGGGCAAATGTTATGGCAGATGGCAATATTGCTGTAGGTACTGCGATCGCCACTTTCTTGGGTCGAAATAATACTTACGATGCTCCAGGTAGTCGGCACACAGGAATTTTTGCAGGCTATGGAACTGAAAATGGAGTTCGTGGTTTCTACATATGGCATCAAAATTGGGATAATAAGAAATATGTTCAAAAGTCATTTATCCGAAATGACCGCTCAGGAACTAGTGATGCAGATAACTATCATGTGATTCTGACTTAACGATTTACCTCGTAAAGTTATTTTATAGATACACATTAAAAGCAAAGCGATCGCAAACATTCCCCAAAATGCGATCGCTTTTCCATTATGGTCATTAACTGAAAAATTGCATCTACTCGATCGAACTCCTGGGTGATAAACCATATCTAAATGTGCGTATCGAGGATGATTATTTGAGACATTCCCAATCCTGTTCCTCAATAATGGGAGGGAACACCAAGAAATAAATTATCCATCGGTTCCAGGTATCTTGCCTGAACGGGCACTTAGGATGGCTGTCCCACAAAATAAACTTGGAGAATTATTAAATTGGAAGTCCCTGAAATCAAGGGCTAAAGCTCTGACTACAAACTGGTGGTAATTAATGATAGACTTTGGGGCGGCAATGGTGATGACAGGCTCTGGGGAGAAAATGATAATTCGGTATGATAGTGTTAGTTCATTATTCCAGTTGAATAGAATGGGACAAAGACCCTGGATGCTCGATCAATTTGATGAGTTTGGTTTACGAGGAAACCCACTTGGAGGAAAGTACGAAGGACGTATTGAAGCCAAACTTGAAAATGGTCGTTGGGTTCCAAAGACTTTTCTTTATCGGGCTGCTAATGCCAATTGGTGGGATATGAATATCGAACTTTGGGCTTAATTACTCCCGGTTCGCTCATTTTTCTTCGAGTTCAGAGATATTGCCTAAAAGCGAAAAATCTATACACTGCAATGATTTCAGAGGTTTGTATAAATTTATCTTGAACTAATCTCTACTCTAAAAGCTCTGTTTTTAGTTTTTAGGCGATCGCGCAAAGTCAGGGAGAGAGTACAATTGAACCATAGCTTGGAACCATGATTAAATCCTTCGCTTTCTTCTAACTCAATTTAAAATGGACGAACGGTGAGTGATGATTTGTAGCATTAGTTATAATGCGATCGCAGCACGTAAAAATATTTACCCAATTCGATACCTTTAGCTATCATTTTGCGTTGTATTCAAAAAGTCAGCGATCGCTCCATGCGAGTACCCCTTGTTTCATGTCTCGAATTTCCTGGGCATAGGCGATCGCATTTATAGTTTTCTCGCTAGCATTATTTGCTCTTATTTGGGGCAATGCGACCGAGCGGTTTGTTTTTTGAGTGTTATTTTATTGGCATAATAAAAATGCTGGCTTTCGATCGGGCTAGCTTCTAGGGACGATCGAACATCTTGAGGACTTATATCCATGACTCAAACACTACACAAAACAGTAACATTTGAGGAGTTTGTCAAATGGATGCCAGAAAATCAACGTTACGAATTACATGATGGGATAATTGTAGAAGTGGCTCAACCGATTGGTAAACATGAAAATGTTTTTGCATTTTTATCTAGAAAGATAAACGTACAAATAGATAGTTTAAATCTACCCTATATTATCCCCTCAAAAGTATTAGTAAAACCTGATGGCAAAAACTCTGCTTATTTACCCGATTTGCTGGTATTAGACAAGCGTAACTTAAAAAATGAGTCGCTATATGAGGAAGAATCAACAGTATCCCAGAGCGAGTCAATCCCTTTAGTAGTAGAAGTGGTGAGCACTAATTGGGGTGATGATTATGCCGTTAAATTTGAAGAATACGAGAGCATAGGCATACCCGAATATTTAATTGTTGATTATTTGGGGTTAGGTGGGAAAAGGTTTATTGGAAGCCCAAAACGTCCAACTATTACTGTTTGTCAATTGGAAGACGGCGAATACAAGACTTTTTTATATCGAGGTGATGATGTAGTTAATTTAAAAACATTCCCGGAGTTAAAATTGACCGCAAACCAGATTTTTCAATCCGCAGAAGTGGATTATTAATTCAATAATTAAGTTGCAAGCAACCAAACCCGACTCGGTTCAATCGCGAATTTAGTCGCAGTCTCGCATTATATTGCATACCATTGACCTCTGCGAGAAGTTGTAAACCCATCAGCGTTCGACAAGTCAGCGATCGCCTGATACGAGTACCCATTGTCTCTAAGTTTCTGGGAATAGGCTTAGACGCAAAGCGGCTTGTCTTTGACATCGCTTCTTGTTTCTCCAACATAGATTTTGCAGCCTTAAACCAACGAATTTACCAGATGAAAAAGTTTTATGCTGGATAGCAGAACTATACAATCAAATACTCATCGAGTTCCGAATATTCCAAAAGCAAACCGTCTATAGCTGATTCAGCATATTTTGTGCTTGTGTCAGTAATTGCTCGGCATTATTTGCCCATTGACTATTACCTTGACTTTTGTATAAGTCCCTAGCATATTGTAATACTTGCACTGCTTGACTAAATTGACGCTGTTGGATGAAGACTAATCCCGCTCCGTAGTAAGCATTGGGGTAGTTGGGGTTAGCTTCGGCTGATTTTCTAAAGGCATTTAAAGCATCTGCATATTTCCCTTGACTATAGGAAATGGAACCGAGGTGATAGTGAGCTTCGGGATATTTGGGATTGATTTTGATAGCCTTACGAAAAGCATCCTTAGCGCGATCAATTCTACCCTGTTGCAGATAGCAGACTCCCAGATGATAGGCAGGTTCGGGGGCATTTTTGCTATATTCCATGGCTTTTTTAAAGGCTGAGATGGCTTTATCCCAGTCCTTTTGCTGTTCCCGAACTAAACCTAAATTGTAATGGGCTACTCCTAATTTTGGTTCTATTTCTATCGCCCGTTGTAAATAGTCTCCCGCTTGTTGTAAATTATTTCCTTCTAATAATGCACCGCCAAGGTTCGCGTAGGCTAGGGCAAATTTCGGATCGGCTTGGGTGGCGCGGTAAAATGCGTCGGCGGCTGGTTGTAATTTCCCGGTTTGTCGCAGTGCTAAACCCAAATTATAATGGGCGGGGGCGAAATTGGGGTCAATTTTGATGGCTTGTTGAAAAGCGGCGATCGCCTCGGCAATTCTCCCTGTCTGTACAGCCTGCAACCCTCTATTTAACTGCTCTACAGCACCTTGTTGGTTTTGTTGGGCAAGGATAATTTGGGGAGTCCTAGCTAAAGATATTGTGGGCATAGAGAAACAAAGTAATAGGGGAGCGATCGCCCATCGCACCGAGAGTAGTACAGACATTTTACGATTTACTTGTAATACGTTTAATAACTTTTTCTTCATAGTAACGGCACGTAGCTTAACTTTTGTTAACTAAAATTGAATATTGTCAAAATAAAGTTGTGTAACTTCATTAATTAAGAGGTAAATCTTACGAGAGAATACGATTCTTTGCTGAGGTAATTAAACAGGAGTTAATGTCAACATAAAGGCAGGATAATTCTGTTAATCAACAAATTTCTCAGAGAAGCAAAAATCTAGAATCCAGACATCAATAAAATCCATAATCCAATATTGAGTGACCGCAAGGGAGGTTTTATGCACGAAAAAGTAAAATCGGGTTCGCGGAACGTTGCAATTGTTGGTCCATATTTGAGCGGAAAGACAACTTTCCTAGAGAGTTTGTTATACGTCACCGGAGCAATTTCCCGCAAGGGTAGCGTCAATGATGGCAATACCGTGGCAGATAGTGCCGCAGAAGCACGCGATCGCTCCATGAGTGTGGAAGTCAGTGCTGCCAGTACAGAGTATAACTGCACACGCTTCACTTTTATCGATTGCCCCGGTAGCGTGGAATTTGCCCAGGAAACTTACAATGCTCTCATGGGTGTGGACGCGGCGATCGTGGTGTGCGAACCCATCAACGACCGAGTTTTAACCCTGGCTCCCCTATTTAAATTCCTAGACGACTGGGAAATTCCCCATCTCGTGTTTGTGAATAAAATGGATCGGGCAAATATCCATGTTTTAGATACACTCCATGCCCTGAAAGCTGTTTCTAGTCGTCCCCTCGTAGCTCACCAGTACCCGATTATGCAGGGTGAGCAATTGATGGGCTTTATCGACTTGGTAACAGAACAAGCCTATCATTATCATCCCGGCGCGCCAGCTGATCCGATTCCGTTTCCCGAACACCTGAAGGCAGAAGAACACATCGCACGGGCAGAAATGCTGGAAGCATTAGCCAATTTTGATGACCATTTACTGGAAGAACTTTTAGAAGACATCGAACCCCCCCAAGAAGAAATTCTCCAAGATTTAAAAATGGAATTGGGAGCAGACTTAGTTGTTCCCGTATTTTTCGGAGTGGCAGAACAGGATTATGGTGTTCGCCCTCTGTTGGAAGCATTGTTAAAAGAAGCACCAGAGCCGGAAACCACCGCCACCCGTCGCCTTACCTCCGCCAGTGATATCCCTGTCGCTCAAGTTCTCAAAACCTATTACACTCCCCAAGGCGGTAAACTTTCCCTGGTCAGGGTTTGGCAAGGTACACTCACTGATGGCATTATCCTCAATGGTGTCCGCACTGGAGGGATTTATCGCTTACTCGGACAGCAGCAAAATTCCGTGAATCGGGCAACTGCTGGGGAAATTGTTGCTCTCAGCCGTATGGAAGGTATCCGAACTGGTGACACCTTAGCGGGAGAAGGGTATAAAAAAACACTACCTACTGCCAATCAATTGGAGCCTGTATTTGCCCTGGCGATCGCCCCGGAAAAACGCAACGATGAGGTGAAATTAAGTAGCGCGATCGCCAAGCTCTTGGAAGAAGACCCCTCCTTACATTGGGAGCAGCACGGTGATACCCATGAGGTCATTCTTTGGGGGCAAGGTGAAATCCATCTGCAAGTAGCACTGGACAGACTGCGCCGCAAGTATAACCTGCCCATGACTACCCATCTCCCCCAAGTTCCCTACAAAGAAACTATTCGCAAACCGAGTGTATCGGTTCATGGGCGCTATAAGCACCAAAGTGGTGGACACGGGCAATTTGGCGATGTCTTTCTAGATATCCAACCCCTACCACGGGGCGAAGGTTTTAACTTCAAGGAAACTATCGTCGGCGGTGTGGTTCCTAAACAGTATATTCCTGGAGTCGAAACGGGGGTACGAGAATTTTTAGCCCATGGTCCCCTGGGTTTCCCTGTGGTGGATGTGGGAGTCACATTAACCAATGGTTCCTACCATAATGTCGATAGTTCGGAACAAGCATTCAAACAAGCAGCTCGCTTGGCAATGCAAACTGGTTTACCCCAATGTCAACCCACCCTCCTAGAACCCATCATCAAATTACAAATTAATACCCCTAGTGATTTTACCTCCAAGGTTTTGCAACTATTGAGTGGTAGACGGGGACAAATCCTGGGCTATGAAGGTAGAAACGATTGGCAGGGATGGGATTATATCTCTGCTTATCTTCCCCAAGCCGAAATGCAAAATTTCATCGTTGAGTTGCGATCGCTCACCCTGGGAGTTGGTTCCTTCCATTGGGAGTATGACCACTTGCAAGAAGTACCGGATAAATTAGCCGAACGCATTCTCACAAATGGAGGCAATGGTAATAAATAATTAGGGGCAAAATATTGAGGAATGTAAATTAAATAAAGTATAAAAGTCGTGGATTAGATAAGGTGTTGAGTTGCTCTGTCTGCCGATTCTCAACACGATTGCAACAAGTTCTGCCACACCAATCCCACTTGAATCAGAATTGCAGGTTATTCAATTTGCATTCCTAAATAATGTTCTTGCCCACAGACACCTAAACTATTTAGGTGTTTTGTTGTGATGAGGAGAAATATTTTCTTTGGGCAAGTGTGACAAAATTATAATAGTTACAAACTCTTCCCCACTAACCCTATGACAGCAACTATCCCTGTCAAATCTGATATCTTCTACCCCAGTGCAGATGGAGAACCTGTGGCAGAAACCTACGATCACCTCTATGCTTTACTTACTACTCTGGAAGTCTTGAAGCAATATCTTTCAGAAAAACAAGCAACAGTGTTAGGCAACCAATTTTTATACTACGCCCAAGGTTTTCCTAAGTTGCGAGTTGCTCCAGATGTGATGGTAATTTTTGATGTGGCACCTGGTGGACGAGATAATTATAAAACTTGGGAAGAAGGTCAAATACCCTCAGTCATCATCGAAATGACTTCTCCGGGAACCCAAGCTCAAGATCAAGTATTTAAAAAGACTCTTTACGAGCAACTAGGAGTTAAAGAATATTGGTTATTTGACCCTAAGGGAGAATGGATAGCAGAACAGTTACAGGGATATCGTTTACGACGAGAAACCTACGAAGTAATCACAGATAGTCGTAGCGAACCTTTACAATTACGTTTGCAGGTGGAAGGTAAGTTAATCGCTTTTTACCGCGAAGATACTGGAGAAAAACTATTAGTTCCGGAAGAATTGGCAATTGCTTTACAACAGGAAGTGATTGCTAGACAACAAGCAGAGGAATTAGCTGAAACAGAACGACAACGAGCAGAAACGGAACGACAACGGGCTGAAGCAGCAGAATTAGAAGTCGTACAATTAAAGGAACGACTACGTACTTTGGGTATTGAACTGGAATAGGGAAAATAAAATAATTCTTGGCATTTGACCATAAATTTTCCATAAACTTGCAGAACTCAAAAATATCGTGTAGTATGTGTATTACGCGATATATTTCATGCTAAGTTGCTGTTAAAGACATTAGCATTACTTGTCATGGCAACCAGAGGGACGTAATCTCATTATCCTGAGGCTACTACAATAGAACGTAAATTGGTATTAGTGTCTAATCTTGTCAAAGTATGGGATTGCTGGGACATTTATAAATTGCATCTTCATATGTTAGAACCATTAGAACTAATTGCCATATATGACTCTAGCTTACGAGAGCTAATTGCTTTTAATTGGAGTGAAGTATATGCACCGGAAAGTTCTGATGCAAACATCAAGTTTCGTCATGCAGTTATTCAAGCGGTAATTGCAAATCCTGAAAATGTTCCCTTGGAGCTTTTGCGCGACTTGTTTGATGAGGAAACCCGATTTGCTGCGGAAGTGGGTGGAACAAATCCCATATTGCGTCCTTTGACATTATTAATGTTAAAGGCTGGAGGTTCAAAATATCTCAGAGAATTTCTGGAGTATCGGGAGCGTTCGATGGATGTAGCTTGTGCAACTTCAGAAATCATTTTTCCTCGTGAATTGTCTCAGCAGTTACTCCAAGAATGTCAAATAAAATTAGCTCAGAGAAATACAGTTTGCGAGTCTCGTTTATGGGAGCAGGGAATTAAATTTTTCCATTGGCAACTAGAGAAGCATCTGTGATAGATTGGATGAATTTGGTAATTACTAAATATCACCAAAATCAGATAAATTCATCCTGGAAGAGAATTTAATTACATTTTATTAGCTATATAGATATTCATATGTGGAAGAGCTTTTATATCAAACCCCATGAAATCGGTATTTTATATCAACGGAGTAATTTCAAGCAAATTTTACAGCCCGGTGATTATACATATTTTGGTTTTGATTGGCATTTGGAAACCCATGATCTGAATCAACCAGAGGCACAAATTGAAAACTTAGAGCTATTACTGCGAAATCATCTGAGTAAATTACAAGAACATTTGTTAATTGTCAGAACAGGATTTAATCAAGCAGCATTAGTGCGTATTGGTCAAAATTGGGTAAGTATTGCCCCAAATCAATTAAGAGCATATTGGCGTGGTTTTATCGAGGTTGAATCATATATTTTCAACTTAGAAGAAAATTTAGAATTGCCCCCTCGTTTTGTACAGCAGTTGCGGGGAATCAACCTAGTTGGGTTACACAAGATGCAAATTGCTGAGTCTGAAATTGGCTTATTGTATGTGCAAAATAATTTTGTGCGTCCTTTAGAACCCGGGGAATATGCATTTTGGACATTTGATAGGGGTGTGAGTTTAAATAAGCTCAATCGTATGATTCCCAATCCGACTTTTCCCTTACCCGATGTTTTAATTGAAAGACATCCGGAGTTTGTGACGACCTATTGTGAAGTCGTAGAATTACAGAATAACCAGGTAGCAATTGTTCGCTATCAAGGGAAAGTAGTGGCAATTTTAACACCTGGCGATCGCCAACTATTTTGGCAAGGTGTGGAGGTAGAAATTATCGACATCAGTACTGATGCTAAATTACCCCCGCGTCTGGTTGCGGAATTAGTTTCCGGTACACCACAGGTGTTTACTTTGAGCAGTAAATACTTGCATATCCGTGAAGTTTTCCCCCAACATCTCGGTTTACTCTACGTTAACCAGGAATTACAAGCCCAACTAGAACCAGGAAAACACGTTTGGTGGATATTTGGACGTTCTTTACAAACGGAAGTCTTTGACTTGCGTCAGCAAAATATGGAAATATCTGGTCAAGATATCCTGTCTAAAGATAAAGTCCCTTTGCGTTTAAATTTAACGGCGGGTTTCCGGATTGTCGATCCCTTGAGAGCAAAAAATGGTTTGTCAGATATTACTGGCTACTTATACAAAGAATTACAATTTGCTTTACGTGGTGCAGTGGGTGAAAAAACCTTGGATGCGTTGTTGGAAGATAAAGGCACAATTGATGCCAGTATCTCTGAATACATCCACCGCAAAACTATTGACTATGGAATTGAAGTTGATTCCGTTGGGGTAAAAGACATTATTCTTCCTGGGGAAATCAAAGCTATTTTGAGCAAGGTTGTGGAAGCAGAAAAAGCTGCTCAAGCAAATGTTGTACGTCGTCGGGAAGAAACTGCGGCAACTCGCAGTATGTTAAATACAGCCAAAGTTATGGAGGATAACCCCGTTGCTTTGCGTTTGAAGGAATTGGAAATACTAGAAAGAATTGCCGATAAAATTGAGAAAATTCAAGTCAATGGCAGCTTAGATAGTATTATGACGGATTTAATTCGGATTAACCGCGAATAGTTGTAATTCCCTCCTGAAAAAGGAGGGTGAGGAAAATCCAGATGCTGTTCAACTGTATTGCCCTATAAAGTATAGGTAAAATCTTCGATTAACATTCCTGGAACCATACCACCACCTAGTTGACGTGCATCATAGGTTCCTACCTCTGGTACATATTCTTGAAAATTTGTCAAGGCTTGGAGATTTTCTCCCCAGAAGCGATAGAGACTTTCGTCGAAGCGTAAATTTTCAATGGGGGCGATGATTTCTCCCTTTTCTACCCAAAAACAGGCATAGCGAGTCATACCCGTAATTCTGCCAGTGGGGCGATCGCTCCAATTGAGATAATGCAAATTTGATACATATAAGCCCGTGTCTAAGCTAGATAAAATCGCCTCAGCAGCTAAATTACCCGGACTAATTTCAGGTGCGCGTAAGGATTCATACCCGTTAGCACTATTGGAGGTTTTGCCATATTCCTTAGCTGTACGGGAATTGACTAAACTATTCACCAAAATACCTTGCTCAATCAGGGGTATTTCCTGGGGTGCGACTTCCCCCCACTCATTAAAACGTGGTACTAAACCCCGTTGAAAGTTTTCCCGTAACTGAAAATGGGGAGAAAGCTGTTTTTCTTGTCGT
The Calothrix sp. 336/3 DNA segment above includes these coding regions:
- a CDS encoding AAA family ATPase translates to MNEQVIAQDTINHVALDTTVDLETAFQESHVQDILNRLDEELVGLQWVKNKIREMAALLLVDRVRKSLGLTAGTPTLHMTFLGNPGMGKTTVAMRMAEILHRLGYIRRENVMLVMRDDLVGKGMGETAAKTREVLNNAMGGVLLIDEAYTLFRPDHPGDFGLEAIETLMQVMENQRDDLVVILAGYKEQMEHFFHSNPGMNSRIGLHIEFNDYSVDDLMIIAHSLVKSQNYSFSPDAEKAFREYLIRRRVMPHFANARSVRNAIDRARLRQASRLLSLGSRQLTKQDLITIEAEDILASRVFREGVPDCPPGS
- a CDS encoding BPSL0067 family protein, coding for MTFNTTENKLDTTQGLNLSAVKQKNPLEISVNGGSHSSIINDAIQEAQISLQGFAASSDFADSMNTAFGTGWDAKTVSKLQQSWLMGSFGDLPQIKVSRDLDLIGANGAYASKTDTIYFSQDFVERNAQNIGAIKSVLLEEIGHAVDFRINQQDAAGDEGDIFQRIVQKNTISENELGNLKTENDFGTLVIDGKTLLIEQNHFQAAIASSPVGGGFTKARGGWTNNNDFPRMMADVNGDGRADIVGFGENQVFVSLGNGNGTYQTAITSSPVGGGFTKARGGWTNNNDFPRMMADVNGDGRADIVGFGENQVFVSLSIGNGTFHAAIASSPGFTKNRGGWTNNNDFPRMMADVNGDGRADIVGFSNSQVFVSLGNGNGTFQTAITSSPGFTKSWSWANNNDFPRMMADVNGDSRADIIGFHETLVYVSLSNGNGTFQAATASSPGFTKNRGGWANNKDFPRMMADINGDRRADIVAFGETQVFVSLGNGNGTFQAATASSPGFTKNRGGWTNHNDFPRMMADVNGDRRADIVGFGETQIFTSLNLPTPPGLMSTAERLTQLRNGQLNGKSFDVDRAFGAQCWDLVAYATGINISSPYWLTTNWKRGANVMADGNIAVGTAIATFLGRNNTYDAPGSRHTGIFAGYGTENGVRGFYIWHQNWDNKKYVQKSFIRNDRSGTSDADNYHVILT
- a CDS encoding Uma2 family endonuclease: MTQTLHKTVTFEEFVKWMPENQRYELHDGIIVEVAQPIGKHENVFAFLSRKINVQIDSLNLPYIIPSKVLVKPDGKNSAYLPDLLVLDKRNLKNESLYEEESTVSQSESIPLVVEVVSTNWGDDYAVKFEEYESIGIPEYLIVDYLGLGGKRFIGSPKRPTITVCQLEDGEYKTFLYRGDDVVNLKTFPELKLTANQIFQSAEVDY
- a CDS encoding lipopolysaccharide assembly protein LapB, with the translated sequence MPTISLARTPQIILAQQNQQGAVEQLNRGLQAVQTGRIAEAIAAFQQAIKIDPNFAPAHYNLGLALRQTGKLQPAADAFYRATQADPKFALAYANLGGALLEGNNLQQAGDYLQRAIEIEPKLGVAHYNLGLVREQQKDWDKAISAFKKAMEYSKNAPEPAYHLGVCYLQQGRIDRAKDAFRKAIKINPKYPEAHYHLGSISYSQGKYADALNAFRKSAEANPNYPNAYYGAGLVFIQQRQFSQAVQVLQYARDLYKSQGNSQWANNAEQLLTQAQNMLNQL
- a CDS encoding slipin family protein; its protein translation is MWKSFYIKPHEIGILYQRSNFKQILQPGDYTYFGFDWHLETHDLNQPEAQIENLELLLRNHLSKLQEHLLIVRTGFNQAALVRIGQNWVSIAPNQLRAYWRGFIEVESYIFNLEENLELPPRFVQQLRGINLVGLHKMQIAESEIGLLYVQNNFVRPLEPGEYAFWTFDRGVSLNKLNRMIPNPTFPLPDVLIERHPEFVTTYCEVVELQNNQVAIVRYQGKVVAILTPGDRQLFWQGVEVEIIDISTDAKLPPRLVAELVSGTPQVFTLSSKYLHIREVFPQHLGLLYVNQELQAQLEPGKHVWWIFGRSLQTEVFDLRQQNMEISGQDILSKDKVPLRLNLTAGFRIVDPLRAKNGLSDITGYLYKELQFALRGAVGEKTLDALLEDKGTIDASISEYIHRKTIDYGIEVDSVGVKDIILPGEIKAILSKVVEAEKAAQANVVRRREETAATRSMLNTAKVMEDNPVALRLKELEILERIADKIEKIQVNGSLDSIMTDLIRINRE
- a CDS encoding Uma2 family endonuclease codes for the protein MTATIPVKSDIFYPSADGEPVAETYDHLYALLTTLEVLKQYLSEKQATVLGNQFLYYAQGFPKLRVAPDVMVIFDVAPGGRDNYKTWEEGQIPSVIIEMTSPGTQAQDQVFKKTLYEQLGVKEYWLFDPKGEWIAEQLQGYRLRRETYEVITDSRSEPLQLRLQVEGKLIAFYREDTGEKLLVPEELAIALQQEVIARQQAEELAETERQRAETERQRAEAAELEVVQLKERLRTLGIELE
- a CDS encoding elongation factor G; this translates as MHEKVKSGSRNVAIVGPYLSGKTTFLESLLYVTGAISRKGSVNDGNTVADSAAEARDRSMSVEVSAASTEYNCTRFTFIDCPGSVEFAQETYNALMGVDAAIVVCEPINDRVLTLAPLFKFLDDWEIPHLVFVNKMDRANIHVLDTLHALKAVSSRPLVAHQYPIMQGEQLMGFIDLVTEQAYHYHPGAPADPIPFPEHLKAEEHIARAEMLEALANFDDHLLEELLEDIEPPQEEILQDLKMELGADLVVPVFFGVAEQDYGVRPLLEALLKEAPEPETTATRRLTSASDIPVAQVLKTYYTPQGGKLSLVRVWQGTLTDGIILNGVRTGGIYRLLGQQQNSVNRATAGEIVALSRMEGIRTGDTLAGEGYKKTLPTANQLEPVFALAIAPEKRNDEVKLSSAIAKLLEEDPSLHWEQHGDTHEVILWGQGEIHLQVALDRLRRKYNLPMTTHLPQVPYKETIRKPSVSVHGRYKHQSGGHGQFGDVFLDIQPLPRGEGFNFKETIVGGVVPKQYIPGVETGVREFLAHGPLGFPVVDVGVTLTNGSYHNVDSSEQAFKQAARLAMQTGLPQCQPTLLEPIIKLQINTPSDFTSKVLQLLSGRRGQILGYEGRNDWQGWDYISAYLPQAEMQNFIVELRSLTLGVGSFHWEYDHLQEVPDKLAERILTNGGNGNK